From one Armatimonadota bacterium genomic stretch:
- a CDS encoding ABC transporter substrate-binding protein — MRRQMAASSLGAVLILALVLFPSVPSHSGPVDPSTLVVGQNTGILITLDPAVVFEVEGAVIVDQLYDKLVELELADGKIRVVPEVAESWSLAPDGRTWTFKIRRGMKFPSGRAVDADAVVYSLRRMLRLSRPSVYMFNELGLTKDNAETVVRALDPYTVQLVVGQPFAPDLVLAILTFPATAVLDPGVVEQHIREGELGVDWLKDHSAGSGPYILMRWERNEVVDMVANATYWRGIPPIKRIIIRDIPEASAQRIALERGDVDVAWNLTPTMRQEIRAAKTPGLAIVGVPGHGMEYLGMNVKYAPLAKEQVREAIRYAIDYRAIVEGIMRGEGLPLQTFIPRGYLGYNPYMPFKQDLDKARRLLAEGGYPAGFEVELIHSAPHPYRGDIALVIQNELAKIGVKVKIVTGAAATMLAKYREQGHQLVLWGWGVDYPDPDALAKPFADGTIRQLAWRNAWMDPKATDLTKKAMLERDSARRVAMYKELTELVAHKGPFAILFQVTNNWVIRTYVKGFEAAAALGTFHFDYTKISKVRQ, encoded by the coding sequence CAGCCTGGGCGCCGTTCTCATTCTGGCCCTGGTGTTGTTCCCCAGTGTGCCTTCGCACAGCGGCCCTGTGGACCCCAGCACCCTGGTGGTCGGGCAGAACACCGGCATTCTCATCACCCTGGACCCGGCGGTGGTGTTTGAGGTCGAAGGCGCTGTCATCGTGGACCAGCTGTACGACAAGCTGGTGGAGCTGGAGCTGGCCGACGGCAAGATCCGGGTGGTGCCCGAGGTGGCCGAGTCCTGGTCCCTGGCCCCCGACGGCCGCACCTGGACCTTCAAGATCCGCAGAGGGATGAAGTTTCCCAGCGGCCGGGCCGTCGACGCCGATGCCGTGGTCTATTCTCTGCGCCGCATGCTGCGCCTCAGCCGTCCCAGCGTGTACATGTTCAACGAGCTGGGGCTGACCAAAGACAATGCGGAGACGGTGGTCAGGGCGCTGGATCCGTACACCGTCCAGCTGGTGGTGGGGCAGCCCTTCGCTCCTGACCTGGTGCTGGCCATTCTCACCTTCCCGGCCACGGCCGTCCTGGACCCCGGGGTGGTGGAGCAGCACATCCGCGAGGGTGAGCTGGGGGTGGACTGGCTCAAGGACCACAGCGCCGGGTCCGGTCCGTACATCCTCATGCGCTGGGAGCGCAATGAGGTTGTGGACATGGTGGCCAACGCCACCTACTGGCGCGGCATCCCTCCCATCAAGCGGATTATCATTCGCGACATCCCCGAAGCCTCCGCCCAGCGTATCGCCCTGGAGCGAGGAGATGTGGACGTGGCCTGGAACCTGACCCCGACCATGCGTCAGGAGATCCGCGCGGCCAAGACACCGGGGCTGGCCATCGTCGGCGTCCCCGGGCACGGGATGGAGTATCTGGGGATGAACGTGAAGTACGCGCCGCTGGCCAAGGAACAGGTCAGGGAGGCCATCCGCTACGCCATCGACTACAGGGCCATCGTGGAGGGCATCATGCGCGGCGAGGGTCTTCCGCTGCAGACCTTCATCCCGCGCGGATACCTGGGCTACAACCCCTACATGCCCTTCAAGCAGGACCTGGACAAGGCCCGCAGGCTCCTGGCCGAAGGTGGCTATCCCGCCGGCTTCGAGGTGGAGCTGATCCACTCTGCCCCCCACCCCTACCGGGGCGATATCGCGCTGGTGATCCAGAACGAGCTGGCCAAGATCGGCGTCAAGGTCAAGATCGTCACGGGGGCCGCGGCCACCATGCTGGCCAAGTACCGGGAGCAGGGGCACCAGCTGGTCCTGTGGGGATGGGGCGTGGACTACCCCGACCCCGACGCCCTGGCCAAGCCCTTCGCCGACGGAACGATCCGGCAGCTCGCTTGGCGCAATGCCTGGATGGACCCCAAAGCCACGGACCTGACGAAGAAGGCCATGCTGGAGCGGGACTCTGCCCGTCGGGTGGCTATGTACAAGGAGCTCACCGAGCTCGTGGCCCACAAGGGTCCGTTCGCCATCCTCTTCCAGGTCACCAATAACTGGGTCATCCGCACCTACGTGAAAGGGTTCGAGGCGGCGGCGGCGCTCGGCACCTTCCACTTCGACT